The proteins below come from a single Ostrinia nubilalis chromosome Z, ilOstNubi1.1, whole genome shotgun sequence genomic window:
- the LOC135086904 gene encoding lysophospholipase-like protein 1 isoform X1: MSKLGALHLTKHTGVKHTATVIFFHGSGSSGGDIMEWVRLMVKNFSFPHINVLYPTAPLQPYTPAGGQMSNVWFDRAYITPDVPEKLNSIASIETEVKNLIRKENEAGIPSNRIIVGGFSMGGTLSFHTGYRWDRNLAGVFVFSSFLNKNSIVYEDLKKSPGGNLPPLLQIHGNSDDLVYLEWGQATFDNIKELGVSGEFHIMEKLGHSLNKRGMNLIKSFIEKHLPEQ; this comes from the exons ATGTCGAAACTGGGAGCTTTACATTTAACTAAACATACCGGCGTAAAACATACTGCAACCGTTATATTCTTCCATGGATCAG GTTCATCAGGTGGTGATATAATGGAGTGGGTAAGACTGATGGTGAAGAATTTTTCCTTCCCTCATATAAATGTGCTGTACCCTACGGCTCCCTTGCAGCCCTACACGCCTGCGGGAGGCCAGATGAGCAACGTTTGGTTTGACCGTGCGTACATAACACCAGATGTACCAGAAAAATTAAACTCAATAGCAAGTATAGAAACGGAGGTTAAAAATTTAATCCGTAAAGAAAATGAAGCTGGTATACCTAGCAATAGAATTATAGTTG gtggCTTTTCAATGGGAGGTACATTATCATTCCACACTGGATACCGATGGGATCGTAATTTAGCAGGAGTATTTGTATTTAGCTCATTTCTTAATAAAAACTCGATTGTCTATGAAGACCTGAAGAAATCTCCTGGTGGTAAtt tGCCACCTCTACTACAAATACATGGAAATAGTGATGATCTAGTGTACTTAGAATGGGGCCAAGCAACTTTCGATAATATTAAGGAACTTGGTGTCAGTGGAGAGTTTCACATTATGGAGAAACTCGGACATTCACTCAACAAGCGAGGCATGAATttgataaaatcatttattgagAAACATTTACCTGAGCAATGA
- the LOC135086904 gene encoding lysophospholipase-like protein 1 isoform X2, producing MSKLGALHLTKHTGVKHTATVIFFHGSGSSGGDIMEWPYTPAGGQMSNVWFDRAYITPDVPEKLNSIASIETEVKNLIRKENEAGIPSNRIIVGGFSMGGTLSFHTGYRWDRNLAGVFVFSSFLNKNSIVYEDLKKSPGGNLPPLLQIHGNSDDLVYLEWGQATFDNIKELGVSGEFHIMEKLGHSLNKRGMNLIKSFIEKHLPEQ from the exons ATGTCGAAACTGGGAGCTTTACATTTAACTAAACATACCGGCGTAAAACATACTGCAACCGTTATATTCTTCCATGGATCAG GTTCATCAGGTGGTGATATAATGGAGTGG CCCTACACGCCTGCGGGAGGCCAGATGAGCAACGTTTGGTTTGACCGTGCGTACATAACACCAGATGTACCAGAAAAATTAAACTCAATAGCAAGTATAGAAACGGAGGTTAAAAATTTAATCCGTAAAGAAAATGAAGCTGGTATACCTAGCAATAGAATTATAGTTG gtggCTTTTCAATGGGAGGTACATTATCATTCCACACTGGATACCGATGGGATCGTAATTTAGCAGGAGTATTTGTATTTAGCTCATTTCTTAATAAAAACTCGATTGTCTATGAAGACCTGAAGAAATCTCCTGGTGGTAAtt tGCCACCTCTACTACAAATACATGGAAATAGTGATGATCTAGTGTACTTAGAATGGGGCCAAGCAACTTTCGATAATATTAAGGAACTTGGTGTCAGTGGAGAGTTTCACATTATGGAGAAACTCGGACATTCACTCAACAAGCGAGGCATGAATttgataaaatcatttattgagAAACATTTACCTGAGCAATGA